One genomic window of Mercenaria mercenaria strain notata chromosome 2, MADL_Memer_1, whole genome shotgun sequence includes the following:
- the LOC128549708 gene encoding beta-1,3-galactosyltransferase 1-like — MRCRSSTGETMRRTIRLSVYITLVWTVYVVLFLVISFPEAFDEHKSSHGYIRSALVFRKQRPNITLPTRKGNSPSQAWLRNFHSKKGNLTALEAEQLDTVDTNVDYVVTETGKVKVLVVNRTIKAAGKKPEKGKDTYNENLIQTLRLRREDNERRYYTPRKTKVNPIDHEFIINGAQICTTDAKYMTILVAIPSIPSHYFIRDAIRKTYGSYSKKSFLIEHSAIEVTVRLMFLVGKDGDINTDRIVRNESRVYGDIVLADFVESYRNLTRKMLIALKWVSIYCSDVDFVMKVDEDVFVNIPQLAKNLHRRPYGIKGSVYGYINVHLSVRRKGKWGISKDEFPLTHYPNYASGNSYVISGNIIPRMYMISEYLPYMPIEDAFITGCLARIVEAKVVSVPGFTYWFDPEPNPCQFVRDKRISATHVTTTVMEKLWKACNSYSETCVKYNFTK, encoded by the coding sequence ATGCGATGCCGATCAAGCACAGGAGAAACAATGAGAAGAaccatccgtctgtccgtgtaTATCACGCTTGTTTGGACAGTATATGTTGTCTTATTTCTGGTAATAAGTTTTCCTGAAGCCTTCGACGAACACAAGAGTAGTCATGGTTACATTCGATCTGCTTTGGTTTTCCGGAAACAACGTCCAAATATTACTTTACCTACCCGGAAAGGCAACAGCCCCAGTCAGGCATGGCTCAGAAATTTTCACTCTAAAAAAGGAAACCTAACCGCTTTAGAGGCTGAGCAACTGGATACTGTTGATACAAACGTAGATTATGTCGTCACAGAGACGGGAAAGGTTAAGGTATTAGTTGTTAATAGAACAATCAAAGCTGCGGGAAAGAAACCAGAAAAGGGAAAGGATACATACAACGAAAACTTGATTCAAACGTTACGTCTTAGGCGTGAAGACAATGAAAGGCGGTACTACACTCCGCGGAAAACTAAAGTCAATCCGATAGATCATGAGTTTATTATAAACGGTGCTCAGATTTGTACAACAGATGCAAAATACATGACTATACTTGTCGCAATTCCATCCATTCcaagtcattattttatcaggGATGCTATACGTAAAACGTATGGTTCATACTCTAAAAAGTCATTTCTGATAGAACATTCCGCCATTGAAGTGACTGTCAGATTAATGTTTCTTGTTGGAAAGGACGGTGATATTAATACGGACAGAATTGTTCGGAACGAGAGTAGGGTATATGGTGATATCGTGCTTGCAGATTTTGTAGAATCATATAGAAACTTGACAAGAAAAATGTTAATAGCCTTGAAATGGGTATCTATTTATTGTAGTGATGTTGATTTCGTAATGAAAGTGGATGAGGATGTGTTTGTAAACATTCCACAACTTGCCAAAAACCTCCACAGGCGGCCTTATGGTATTAAAGGTTCCGTGTACGGATATATAAACGTTCACTTATCTGTCCGCAGGAAAGGGAAGTGGGGGATATCAAAAGATGAATTCCCTTTAACACATTATCCTAACTATGCATCGGGAAACTCTTACGTTATTTCTGGTAATATAATACCCCGGATGTACATGATATCTGAATATTTACCTTACATGCCAATAGAGGACGCATTCATCACTGGGTGTCTAGCGCGGATAGTCGAAGCTAAGGTTGTATCTGTACCAGGGTTCACCTACTGGTTTGATCCAGAACCGAACCCTTGTCAGTTCGTCAGAGACAAAAGAATATCAGCTACCCACGTTACCACTACTGTTATGGAGAAACTTTGGAAAGCATGCAATTCTTATTCAGAAACATGtgtaaaatacaattttacaaaataa